A genomic window from Macadamia integrifolia cultivar HAES 741 unplaced genomic scaffold, SCU_Mint_v3 scaffold2237, whole genome shotgun sequence includes:
- the LOC122066105 gene encoding uncharacterized protein LOC122066105, with amino-acid sequence MAPSNESKQSHLGIYNAMMRAEGRHLFTTSDEDDVIMKQILATHAYDCQEIDIRALLKVVEEIFQPSTPSTPAPLAWYMDRLDQRTEQTAFVGMPEALVVLIYNICFEV; translated from the exons ATGGCGCCTTCCAACGAGAGCAAGCAGTCACATTTGGGGATATATAATGCTATGATGAGGGCTGAGGGCCGCCACCTTTTCACCACCTCAGATGAAGATGATGTGATTATGAAGCAGATCCTGGCCACCCACGCTTACGATTGCCAGGAGATCGACATCAGGGCTCTTCTCAAAGTCGTCGAGGAAATCTTTCAGCCCTCCACCCCCTCTACTCCC GCCCCGCTTGCTTGGTACATGGATCGCTTGGACCAGAGAACAGAACAGACTGCTTTTGTCGGTATGCCTGAAGCATTGGTCGTTCTCATATACAACATCTGCTTCGAGGTTTGA
- the LOC122066107 gene encoding disease resistance protein RPP8-like: MTEATNRAVLSLINNFTNTISQEKSHWETVEGEVEPILSELLDMRRFLKDVDEEIASEKILELEKIIHKTEAAIKEFAVRTTRRGRRWKSLFKSGGMEYCGAHKKSLIEIKMSIEELKNYFEGNYSRHYSRRKKSFNLGARLSERLRSFASDETEEDLSPTVVGLRQDMVCLEKELNDGSHNHRVISVLGIQGIGKTTLAWKIYKSSFVVERFQCKAWVCVSAESNNEAIYKQIENQKYLIVIDDVPDLEVWKDLLRDIPNGDNGSRIILTTRDVEVACSADYSHRMKVLSKEESWDLFEKKVCIAPWKLRDESGREHSSSSTTTTIEQSTIRFPPELAVLGKQMVKKCGGIPFLIIELANLLSRVYPNTEEWSCVLHGTDTHLGYQDKNPWYKLSYSVDDILPLHVKQFLHLFPAGADIPERRLILSWAAESLWQQQQQQQQQQKQQQQQSHPDDEVYDEEAVAMRWVRDLQDLGFIQASKVSSIGTTKTYRIPPDLPQLQILKAGGGGGSGDSKVWIHRICDQYKEDDPHSCCIHSNSEELKTYKSVRYFWCFNYPGGYKPGQELGSFLKRCINNNYLWFLRVLDLESVYKPSLPKAIGELINLRYLGLRWTFLDTLPESVHKLHTLQTLDIKHTDIGDYPKKMFRNMHSLRHIYLNERHPSEVVTQLSCLSSLQTLSGVIVDDSSPVKDGLDKLKKLRKLRLTCRLSRQQEVMAMAKWIAGLKDLRTLKLTTSTEQEDDRSSLLWNLRSSKLSRMYLQGKLKLEDNNNIDYHQVHDNDFGNLTALTLSLTQLDTDPMPILEKLPVLKLLRLFSKSFMGSTMSCSAEGFSQLRVLKLWKLETLERWTVANGAMKNLDELEIRSCKKLEFPNNLPINLRELKLTDMPKEFTTDVTEKRSHKVANVSSVVIEDWLDSSVKLYTGRNREFQC; encoded by the exons ATGACAGAAGCCACGAACAGAGCTGTTCTTTCCTTGATAAACAACTTCACCAACACGATCAGTCAAGAAAAGTCTCACTGGGAAACCGTCGAAGGTGAAGTCGAGCCGATCCTCAGTGAACTTTTGGATATGCGGAGGTTTCTaaaagatgtagatgaagaaaTTGCAAGTGAAAAGATTTTGGAATTGGAGAAAATCATTCATAAAACAGAAGCCGCCATAAAGGAGTTCGCAGTAAGAACAACACGCCGTGGCCGGAGGTGGAAGTCACTCTTTAAAAGTGGCGGCATGGAATATTGTGGAGCTCATAAAAAGTCTCTCATTGAGATAAAAATGTCGATCGAggaattgaaaaattattttgaagGGAACTACTCAAGACATTATTCCAGAAGAAAGAAGTCATTCAACCTAGGGGCGAGGCTGTCAGAACGGTTGCGCTCTTTTGCTTCTGATGAAACAGAGGAGGATCTTAGTCCTACCGTTGTTGGTTTGAGGCAGGATATGGTGTGTCTGGAAAAAGAATTGAATGACGGGAGCCACAACCACAGGGTAATCTCTGTTCTTGGAATCCAAGGAATCGGAAAGACGACGCTAGCATGGAAGATTTATAAAAGCAGTTTTGTGGTAGAACGATTTCAATGTAAAGCCTGGGTTTGCGTATCTGCAGAGAGCAATAATGAGGCTATTTATAAACAAATTGAGAATCAGAAGTATCTCATAGTGATCGATGATGTTCCTGATCTTGAAGTCTGGAAAGACCTGCTAAGAGATATCCCAAACGGTGATAATGGAAGCAGGATTATCCTCACAACTCGGGACGTAGAGGTTGCTTGTTCTGCGGACTACTCACACCGAATGAAGGTACTAAGTAAAGAagaaagttgggatttgtttgaGAAGAAGGTATGTATAGCTCCCTGGAAACTCCGTGATGAAAGTGGCCGTGAgcacagcagcagcagcaccaccaccaccatagaACAGTCTACCATCCGTTTCCCTCCAGAGTTGGCTGTTCTTGGAAAGCAAATGGTTAAAAAATGTGGAGGAATCCCCTTTCTAATTATAGAATTGGCAAATCTGTTGTCCAGAGTGTATCCAAACACTGAGGAGTGGTCATGTGTGCTCCATGGCACAGATACACATCTCGGTTATCAAGACAAAAACCCTTGGTATAAATTGTCATACTCTGTTGATGACATCCTTCCTTTACATGTGAAACAGTTCTTGCATCTCTTTCCTGCAGGAGCTGATATCCCTGAGAGGAGGTTGATTCTGTCATGGGCTGCAGAGTCTTTatggcagcagcagcagcagcagcagcagcagcagaagcagcagcagcagcagagccATCCTGATGATGAAGTTTATGATGAGGAAGCAGTAGCCATGCGGTGGGTGCGAGACCTGCAAGATCTCGGCTTTATTCAGGCTTCAAAAGTCAGTTCTATTGGGACAACCAAGACATACCGCATTCCCCCTGATCTTCCACAGCTTCAGATCTTAAaagctggtggtggtggtggtagtggtgatAGTAAAGTCTGGATTCATAGAATTTGTGATCAGTATAAGGAGGATGACCCCCATTCTTGTTGTATTCACAGTAACAGTGAAGAACTAAAGACTTACAAATCTGTCCGTTATTTCTGGTGCTTCAATTATCCAGGAGGATACAAACCCGGGCAAGAATTAGGGagctttcttaagagatgcatCAATAATAACTACTTGTGGTTTCTTAGGGTGCTCGATCTGGAGAGTGTGTATAAACCTAGCCTACCTAAGGCAATTGGAGAGCTAATTAATTTGCGGTACCTGGGGTTAAGATGGACATTCTTGGACACACTGCCCGAATCTGTCCACAAATTACACACCCTCCAAACTCTGGATATAAAACATACCGATATTGGTGATTACCCTAAGAAGATGTTTAGGAATATGCATAGTCTGCGACACATTTACCTGAACGAGAGACATCCCAGTGAAGTTGTTACACAATTGAGTTGTTTGAGTAGCCTCCAAACACTGTCAGGAGTAATCGTAGATGATTCTAGTCCTGTCAAGGATGGTTTAGACAAGTTGAAAAAACTTAGAAAACTGAGATTGACATGCAGGTTAAGTCGGCAGCAGGAAGTAATGGCTATGGCTAAGTGGATTGCGGGACTAAAAGACCTTCGGACGTTAAAGTTGACGACGTCCACAGAACAAGAGGATGATCGGTCAAGTTTACTTTGGAACCTCAGAAGCAGCAAATTGTCTCGCATGTATTTACAGGGAAAGTTGAAATTAGAGGACAACAACAACATTGATTACCATCAAGTCCACGACAATGATTTCGGAAACCTTACTGCACTCACCTTATCTCTGACCCAACTAGACACAGACCCAATGCCAATACTGGAGAAGCTACCCGTGCTAAAGCTTCTTAGGTTGTTCTCCAAATCCTTCATGGGCTCCACTATGTCTTGCTCAGCAGAAGGGTTCTCTCAACTTCGGGTCCTGAAACTGTGGAAGTTAGAGACACTAGAACGGTGGACTGTGGCGAATGGAGCGATGAAAAACCTCGATGAGTTAGAGATTAGATCCTGCAAAAAATTGGAGTTTCCAAATAATCTACCAATTAACCTTCGTGAATTGAAGTTAACCGACATGCCTAAGGAATTCACCACTGATGTTACGGAGAAGAGGTCCCACAAGGTCGCTAATGTGAGCTCTGTGGTCATAGAAGATTGGTTAGATTCTTCAGTTAAGCTGTATACTGGACGGAATCGTGAGTTTcag TGTTGA